The Rhodovastum atsumiense genome segment TGCTCCAGCAACAGTGCGTCCTTTTCAGCCTCGGTCAGCCGGATGCGAGGAGGTGTCGGCATCCGGATTTTGATTCACATCTCAGCGCCCAGCGCAACCCCCTCGCGCCAACCCCGTGAGCAATCACCACTGAACTGGCAATATGATCGGAGCTTCAGGCGCCACGACGCCTGACCTGTCGTCCCATCACGGCAACTGACCTGATTTCAGGTCCCAAGCCTGCGTCGAAAAACCTGAACGCCATCCTCACGTGCATTCGAGTTCGCACACCATTCCCTGACAATCATGTGCTGGGACAGGCCTGCCACCGGATATCCAGCTTTGGAATTGCCCCCGGATCTGCCGGTAGATCTTTTGGATAAGTCCTTGCTTTGGCCATGGAATTGGATTTGTGGCTTCCTTCTCATTTTACGTGATAAGCCAACATTATCGCGTCTGATCTGGAGCCGGTCGGCGCCGTTGTTCCCGGTTCGTGCTCCGAACCGTGCTATTCTGCCCGGCCGCAGGAAGGCCGCTCAGCCCCCCTGCGCGCGATCGACCCTGCTTTCAGTGGGCAAGGGGGGCGGCGGAACCTCCTGGCTGCCCTCCCGCTGGTCACGGGAGAGGGCGGCGCGCGCGAGCAGGATCACCGTCACGGGCGTGGTGACGACCACGGCAGCGGCGATCAGCAGCTCGTGCAGCACGAAGCGGGATTGCAGCACGGAGAAGAACAGCATCGAGGCCAGCAGGACGCAGCCGATGCCCAGCGTCGTGCCGAGCGTGGGCGCATGGATGCGGTCGTAGAAGTTACGCAGCGTCACCAGACCGATCGCGCCGACAAGGCACAGGGCGGCGCCGAGCACCAGCAGCAGCGACACGGGCAGGGCCGCCCAGGTCGGGAGGTCGAGGGCGTGCGTCACTCGATCACCTCTCCGCGCATGAGGAACTTGGACAGCGCGGCTGTCGAGACGAAACCGAGCAGGGTGATCAGCAGCGCCGCCTCGAAGTAGTACGTGCTGCCGGTCCGGATGCCGAAGACCACCAGCAGCGTCGCGGCGTTGACGTAGAGCACGTCCAGCGCCAGCACGCGGTCCTGCGCCCGCGGCCCCCACAGGATCCGGATGGCGGCAACGCCCATCGCGGCGACCAGGAGAAATTGCGCCAGCAGGACGGACCAGCCGAGCACGGCGGCGCTCATGTGAAAATTTCCATCAGCGGCCGTTCCCACTTGTCCTTGATGATGCGGACCCAGGCGTCTTCGTCGATGAGGTCGAGCACATGCAGCAGCATGGTGCCCTCGGAGTCGTCGTAGTCCACCCAGAGCGTACCTGGCGTGGCCGTGATGATGCAGGCCAGCGTCGCCAGGCCGTAGGGGTTGCGCATGTCGAGCGGGATCCGCACGAAGCCCGAGCGGCGATGCCGGGGGCTGCCCAGTCGCAGGATGATCCGCGCGACGGCGGTGTTCGACCGGACGACCTCCACGAGCACGGTCCACAGCAGGCGCGGGACGGTCCTGCCCAGCAGACGCAGCCGTCCCTGCGGAAGCGTCAACACCGTTGCGGTCGCGGAGATGACAAGGGCGAGCAGGGCCCCAAGCAGGACGTTGCCCGCGGAGAGGCTGGCGGTCAGGAGCAACCAGATCGCCAGCAACGCGGGCATCAGCACGGGGAAGCGCAGGCGGCGCGTCATCTGCGCTCTCCCGGGGGGGGGGGCGGAGGCGCATGCACGCTGCGGAGATAGTCCCGCGGGGTGTGCAGCGCGTCCGCGGTCGCCTGCATGTACTTCATGGCCGGACCCGCGCCGATGGTGAGCGCGCCGCAGAGAACCAGCAGGAGTGCGACCGGCGCGATCTCGACGAGACGGATGCGGGGAATGGTGGCGGCGGGGGAGGTCCAGAAGGTGTCGATGCCGGTCCGGAGCATGGCGACGACCGTTGCGAGCCCCGACAGGACCAGGGCGGCCAGCAGCGCCCAGTTCATCCCCGGCACCCCGGTCCCCGCGGGGCCGAGCAGCGGGGCCAGGATGGCGAACTTCGCGATGAAGCCGGAAAGCGGCGGTAGGCCGGCGAGCAGCAGGGCGCAGGCGAGAAAGGAGGCGCCGAGGATGGCCACGGTGCCGGGGATGGGGATGCCCACTTCATCCCGCTCGTCGGGGAACTCGTCCTCCTCGCCCGTGCCAAAGGCCGCGCGGGTCACGGCCAGGACGTCGGCGCCGACTTCGCGGCCGCGCTCGACCAGCTCGATCAGCAGGAAAAACGCCGCGGTCGCGAGGACGGAGCTGGCGAGGTAGAACAGCGCGCCGCCCGTGACGGCAGCCTGCCCCACCCCGGCGGCGGCGAGCAGGGTGCCGGAGGAGACCAGCACGCTCGCCCCGGCCAGTCGCGCCATGTCCTGCGCCGCCAGCACGGTGATCGAGCCGAAGGCGATCGTGAGCAGGCCGCCGGCCGTCAGCCAGGTACTGCCGAAGCCCGCGGAGAGGCCGGCGGTGTCGCCGAACAGCAGCAGCCAGACGCGCAGCACCGCGTAAATGCCGACCTTGCTCAGGATGGACAGGATCGCCGCGGCCGGCGCCCCGGCCGCGGCGTAGGTGCCCGGAAGCCAGAAGCCGAACGGCCACATCGCCGCCTTCACCAGGAACGCGACGCCGAGCACGGCGAGGCCCGCTTCCAGCAGGGCGCGGTCCTCGGCGCCGATGTCATGCACGCGCGTCACCAGGTCCGCCATGTTGAGCGTGCCGGCGACGCCATAGGCCACGCTGACCCCCACCAGGAACAGCAGCGAGGCAACGAGATTGATGACGATGTAGTGCAGCCCGGCCCGGACGCGCGCGGTCCCCGAGCCGTGCAGCGCCATGCCGTAGGAGGCGGCCAGTGTCACCTCGAAGAAGACGAACAGGTTGAACAGGTCGCCTGTCAGGAAGGCCCCGTTCAGCCCCATGAGCTGGAACTGCAGCAGCGGGTGGAAATGCGCGCCCGCGCGGTCCCAGCGCGCCAGCGAGAAAAGCAGGGCCGCAAGGCCGAGCACGGAGGTCAGCGCCACCATCATCGCCGACAGCCGGTCCAGCGCCAGGACGATCCCGAAGACCGAGGGCCAGCTGCCCAGCCGGTACATGCGCACATCCGGCGTGTCGGCGACCGCGACCAGCACGACGGACAGCGCGACCAGCGTGACCGTCGAGGCGATTCCGAGCGCCACCGCCACGCCGCGCCGGCGATCCGCGGCGAGGATCATGGCCGCGCCTGCCAGCATCGGCACGACGATCGGCGCGATCACCAGGTGGTCGGTCCAGCCGCTCATCGCTCGCGCTCCCGGCCGTCCACGTGGTCCGTCCCGGTCAGGCCGCGGGCTGCCAGCAGCACCACCAGCAGCAGCGCCGTGGTGGCGAAGCCGATGACGATCGCCGTCAGCACCAGCGCCTGGGGCACGGGGTCGGTGTACTGCACGAGGCTGCCGGCTTCGCCCCGCTCCAGGATGGCGGTTGCGGCGGTGCGCAGCCCGCCGGTCGAGAAGATGAACAGGTTCACGGCATAGGACAGCAGCGACAGGCCGATGATCACCTGGAAGGTGCGTGGCCGCAGCAACAGCCATACGCCGGATCCGGTCAGCACGCCGATGCCGAGCGAGACGACCAGTTCCATCATTCGCCTCCCTGCGCGACGGGGGCTCTCTCGCGTTCCGCGGGAGCGGCCGGCCGTCGGGGCGCGGAGCGGTGGCCGCGCAAGGACTGGTGGGCCAGGGCGACCAGCATCAGCAGCGTGGCGCCGACGACAAGACCGAACACCCCCAGGTCGAAGACCAGGGCGCTGGCGATCGGCACCTGTCCGATCAGCGGCAGGTCCTGATAGCCGAAATAGGATGTCAGGAACGAGCGGCCGAACGCCCAGGCGGCAAGACCGGTGCCGGTGGCCAGCAGCAGCCCCGTTCCCATCCAGACGAGGGGATGTAGCCGCAGCCGCTCTTCCGTCCAGTCCCTGCCGCCGATCATGTACTGCGCGAGCACGGCGATGGCGACGACCATCCCGGCCGAGAAGCCGCCGCCGGGCAGGTCGTGGCCGCGCAGCAGCAGGAACACCGCCACCAGGACCATGACCGGGAACAGCAGCCGGGTCAGCAGGAAAGGCACCTGCAGCCAGCCGGCATCCCGCCTGTCCCCGCCTTGCACCGGGACGGCGGCCCCCGCGATGGTGCCGTCGCGCTGCTGCTCGGGGATCTCGATGCTCTCGGGGGCCGGGCGGAAGCGGCGCAGCAGGGCGTATGTGGTGAGTGCCACCGTCGCGACGACGAAGATCTCCCCCAGCGTGTCGAAGCCGCGGAAATCCACCAGGATCACGTTGACCACATTGGTGCCGCCGCCTTCCGTGTAGGCCCTCTCGAGGAAGTCGCGCGCCAGCAGGTCGGGTGGCGTGCGTGTCATCACCGCGTAGGACAGCGCCGCCAGCCCGCTGCCGGCCGCCGCCGCGATGGTCAGGTCGCGTCCCCGGCGCGTGCGTGTCAGCACCTCTGGCCCGCGCTCTCCGGGGGTCTGGTGCCGCTGCGGCAGCCAACGCAGGCCGAGCAGCAGCAGCACGGTCGTCACCACCTCCACGGTCAGCTGTGTCAGTGCGAGGTCGGGTGCGGAGAACCAGACGAAGGTCAGGCAGATGACCAGCCCCGTGCCGCCGGCCAGGACCACCGCGGCGAGGCGGTGGAACTTGGCCTGCCAGGCCGCGCCCAGCGCGCAGGCGCCGCCCACCCCCCAGATGAGCGCGAGCACCGGATCCACCGGCGAGGGCGGGAGATTCCCCGGCCCGAAGCCGCGCAGCCACACCGCGCCGGCCCCCGCAAGGATGGCGGCGCCGACGATCAGGCGGAGCTGCGGCTGCAGGCGCCGCGTGCCGGCGAGCTTTTCCAGTTGCCTTGCCAGGCGCCAGGAGAGGAAGACCAGGGCGCGCTCGAAGATACGCCGGCCTTCCAGGCGGCGGATCAGCGGGGGGCCTTCGATGCGGCTGCGCAGCCGCCTTTGCAGGAGCAGATAGAGCGCCACGCCGCCGACCATCGCGACCACGCTCATGAGCAGGGGCAGGTTGAAGCCGTGCCACACCGCCAGGCTGTAGTACGGCACGTTGTCGCCCAGCACGGCACGGACACCGATGGCGAGAAAGGGACCGACCGTCGCGGCCGGCAGCAAGCCCACCATGATGCATGCCAGCACAAGGACTTCCACCGGGAAGCGCATCCAGGCCGGCGGTTCGTGCGGGCTGCGCGGCAGATCCGTCGGATCCGGCCCGAAGAAGGCGCCGTGGATGAAGCGGAGCGAATAGGCGACGCTGAAGATGCTTGCCAGCAGCGCGGCGAGGGGGAGCACGTCGAGCGGCCCCGACAGCAATGTCCCGGCCGACAGCGCCTCGGCGAAGAACATTTCCTTGGACAGGAATCCGTTCAGCAGCGGCACGCCGGCCATCGCCGCGGCGGCGACCAGCGCGAGCCGGGCCGTGAAGGGCATCGAGCGGTTCAGGCCCGACAGGCGTCGGATGTCGCGCGTGCCGGTCTCGTGGTCGATGATGCCGACCGCCATGAACAGCGAGGCCTTGAAGGCGGCGTGGTTCAGGATGTGGAACACCGCCGCGACCAGGGCCAGTTCGCTGTTCAGGCCGAGCAGCAGTGTGATCAGGCCAAGGTGGCTGATGGTCGAATAGGCCAGCAGGCCCTTGAGGTCGTTCTGGAAGATCGCGATGTAGGCGCCGAGCAGCAGCGTGACCAGGCCGGCCATCCCCACGATCAGGAACCACGCTTCGGTGCCTGCCATCACCGGCCACAGCCGTGCCATCAGGAACACGCCCGCCTTCACCAGCGTGGCCGAGTGCAGATAGGCCGACACCGGCGTCGGCGCCGCCATCGCGTGCGGCAGCCAGAAATGGAAGGGGAACTGGGCGCTTTTGGTCAGCGTCCCGAGCAGGATCAGGATCAGCGCCGGCAGGTAGAGCGAATGCCGGCGGATACGGTCCCCCGCCGCCAGCACGGCATCAAGGTCGTAGCTGCCGACGATGTGGCCCAGTATCAGCACGCCGGCGAACAGGGCCAGCCCGCCCAGGGCGGTGATGACCAGGGCCATGCGCGCGCCATCGCGGGCGGCGGCGGTATGGTGCCAGTACCCGATCAGCAGAAAGGAGAAGAGGCTCGTCAGTTCCCAGAAGAAAACAAGCTGGATCAGGTTGCCCGAGACCAGAACTCCCATCATCGCGCCCATGAAGGCAAGCAGGAACGCGAAGAATCGCGGCACAGGATCGTCGGAGGACATGTAGTAGCGCGCGTAGAGCACCACGAGCGCCCCGATCCCGCTCACCAGCCCGGCAAAGAGCCAGGCGAAGCCGTCCATGCGAAGTGCCAGATCAAGCCCCAGCGAGGGGACCCACTCCACCCTGGCCCGCAGCACGCCGCCCGCCGAGACGGTCGGGTAGGCTGCCCAGACGAGCCCCAGGCAGGTGAGTGCGACCACGCCGGCCAGGCCCGAAGCGATGTTGCGCGCGTGCGTCGGCAGCAGCCCGGCCACGATCGCACCGGCGAAGGGAAGGGCCACCAGGGCAGGCAGGAGCAGGGCGTCGGGCATCATGGGGTCTCAGGACACGGTGGGCGACGAAAAATGGTGCGCCAGGGTTTGACGGCGCATCACCCGTCCACCGGTGAGTCCTCGGGTGGGCGGCCGTACCGCTCCAGGATCGCGACGATTTCCTCGGCCGAGCTCGCCTCCCGCAGCCGGCGCAGCGCCTGCGGTTCGCGCAGCGCCCGGCAGGCCTCGGACAGTGCGGGCAGGAAGCCCCCGGGGGAGGCCTCCGGCCAGAGCACGAGGATGACGAGGTCCACCGGCCTTTCGTCGCGGGCCTCGAAGTCCACC includes the following:
- a CDS encoding Na+/H+ antiporter subunit C translates to MELVVSLGIGVLTGSGVWLLLRPRTFQVIIGLSLLSYAVNLFIFSTGGLRTAATAILERGEAGSLVQYTDPVPQALVLTAIVIGFATTALLLVVLLAARGLTGTDHVDGRERER
- a CDS encoding monovalent cation/H+ antiporter subunit D; the protein is MSGWTDHLVIAPIVVPMLAGAAMILAADRRRGVAVALGIASTVTLVALSVVLVAVADTPDVRMYRLGSWPSVFGIVLALDRLSAMMVALTSVLGLAALLFSLARWDRAGAHFHPLLQFQLMGLNGAFLTGDLFNLFVFFEVTLAASYGMALHGSGTARVRAGLHYIVINLVASLLFLVGVSVAYGVAGTLNMADLVTRVHDIGAEDRALLEAGLAVLGVAFLVKAAMWPFGFWLPGTYAAAGAPAAAILSILSKVGIYAVLRVWLLLFGDTAGLSAGFGSTWLTAGGLLTIAFGSITVLAAQDMARLAGASVLVSSGTLLAAAGVGQAAVTGGALFYLASSVLATAAFFLLIELVERGREVGADVLAVTRAAFGTGEEDEFPDERDEVGIPIPGTVAILGASFLACALLLAGLPPLSGFIAKFAILAPLLGPAGTGVPGMNWALLAALVLSGLATVVAMLRTGIDTFWTSPAATIPRIRLVEIAPVALLLVLCGALTIGAGPAMKYMQATADALHTPRDYLRSVHAPPPPPPGERR
- the mnhG gene encoding monovalent cation/H(+) antiporter subunit G; the encoded protein is MTHALDLPTWAALPVSLLLVLGAALCLVGAIGLVTLRNFYDRIHAPTLGTTLGIGCVLLASMLFFSVLQSRFVLHELLIAAAVVVTTPVTVILLARAALSRDQREGSQEVPPPPLPTESRVDRAQGG
- a CDS encoding monovalent cation/H+ antiporter subunit A, with amino-acid sequence MPDALLLPALVALPFAGAIVAGLLPTHARNIASGLAGVVALTCLGLVWAAYPTVSAGGVLRARVEWVPSLGLDLALRMDGFAWLFAGLVSGIGALVVLYARYYMSSDDPVPRFFAFLLAFMGAMMGVLVSGNLIQLVFFWELTSLFSFLLIGYWHHTAAARDGARMALVITALGGLALFAGVLILGHIVGSYDLDAVLAAGDRIRRHSLYLPALILILLGTLTKSAQFPFHFWLPHAMAAPTPVSAYLHSATLVKAGVFLMARLWPVMAGTEAWFLIVGMAGLVTLLLGAYIAIFQNDLKGLLAYSTISHLGLITLLLGLNSELALVAAVFHILNHAAFKASLFMAVGIIDHETGTRDIRRLSGLNRSMPFTARLALVAAAAMAGVPLLNGFLSKEMFFAEALSAGTLLSGPLDVLPLAALLASIFSVAYSLRFIHGAFFGPDPTDLPRSPHEPPAWMRFPVEVLVLACIMVGLLPAATVGPFLAIGVRAVLGDNVPYYSLAVWHGFNLPLLMSVVAMVGGVALYLLLQRRLRSRIEGPPLIRRLEGRRIFERALVFLSWRLARQLEKLAGTRRLQPQLRLIVGAAILAGAGAVWLRGFGPGNLPPSPVDPVLALIWGVGGACALGAAWQAKFHRLAAVVLAGGTGLVICLTFVWFSAPDLALTQLTVEVVTTVLLLLGLRWLPQRHQTPGERGPEVLTRTRRGRDLTIAAAAGSGLAALSYAVMTRTPPDLLARDFLERAYTEGGGTNVVNVILVDFRGFDTLGEIFVVATVALTTYALLRRFRPAPESIEIPEQQRDGTIAGAAVPVQGGDRRDAGWLQVPFLLTRLLFPVMVLVAVFLLLRGHDLPGGGFSAGMVVAIAVLAQYMIGGRDWTEERLRLHPLVWMGTGLLLATGTGLAAWAFGRSFLTSYFGYQDLPLIGQVPIASALVFDLGVFGLVVGATLLMLVALAHQSLRGHRSAPRRPAAPAERERAPVAQGGE
- a CDS encoding Na+/H+ antiporter subunit E — its product is MTRRLRFPVLMPALLAIWLLLTASLSAGNVLLGALLALVISATATVLTLPQGRLRLLGRTVPRLLWTVLVEVVRSNTAVARIILRLGSPRHRRSGFVRIPLDMRNPYGLATLACIITATPGTLWVDYDDSEGTMLLHVLDLIDEDAWVRIIKDKWERPLMEIFT
- a CDS encoding K+/H+ antiporter subunit F yields the protein MSAAVLGWSVLLAQFLLVAAMGVAAIRILWGPRAQDRVLALDVLYVNAATLLVVFGIRTGSTYYFEAALLITLLGFVSTAALSKFLMRGEVIE